One genomic region from Frateuria soli encodes:
- a CDS encoding ZIP family metal transporter produces MAMTPILAAGLGGVAGAAATALGTVPALFAQNIDQRTQDTMFGFGAGVMLAASAFSLALPGIREAERQGQGPWAAGALVGVAILLGAAALVLLERVLPHEHFIKGPEGHPSLRLKRAWLFVFAICLHNLPEGLAIGVGFGPGVAHGVALATGIAIQDLPEGLVVAIALMAAGYGRRWAVSVGMGSGLIEPVGALVGAGVVIDHPMLLPVGLGFAAGAMLFVVSHEIIPESHRQGHEHFATGGLMVGFVLMMLLDTAFG; encoded by the coding sequence ATGGCGATGACGCCGATCCTCGCCGCTGGCCTGGGTGGCGTCGCCGGTGCCGCCGCGACCGCGCTGGGCACGGTGCCGGCGCTGTTCGCACAGAACATCGACCAGCGCACGCAGGACACCATGTTCGGCTTCGGTGCCGGGGTGATGCTGGCCGCGAGCGCCTTCTCGCTGGCGCTGCCCGGCATCCGCGAGGCGGAGCGGCAGGGGCAGGGGCCGTGGGCGGCGGGCGCACTGGTCGGCGTGGCGATCCTGCTCGGTGCGGCCGCGCTGGTGCTGCTCGAACGCGTGCTGCCGCACGAACACTTCATCAAGGGACCGGAAGGGCACCCTTCGCTGCGACTCAAGCGCGCCTGGCTGTTCGTGTTCGCCATCTGCCTGCACAACCTGCCCGAGGGGCTGGCGATCGGCGTGGGGTTCGGGCCGGGCGTGGCGCACGGCGTGGCGCTGGCCACCGGTATCGCCATCCAGGACCTGCCCGAAGGGCTGGTGGTGGCGATCGCGCTGATGGCTGCCGGTTACGGCCGGCGCTGGGCGGTATCGGTGGGCATGGGCTCGGGCCTGATCGAACCGGTCGGCGCGCTGGTTGGCGCCGGCGTGGTGATCGACCACCCGATGCTGCTGCCGGTCGGGCTCGGCTTCGCGGCGGGCGCGATGCTGTTCGTGGTCAGCCACGAGATCATTCCCGAATCGCACCGGCAAGGACACGAGCACTTCGCCACCGGCGGCCTGATGGTGGGCTTCGTGCTGATGATGCTGCTGGACACCGCCTTCGGTTGA
- a CDS encoding YheT family hydrolase, translating into MSGLPSGKDFRPSWPLTSGHLQTMLSSSGVRRLLLPQSAREVLEGAEPVLVDGGEGVRLTGAFTAQRTGDASRGLAVLFHGWEGSVDSTYVLQTGSRLLRDGWDVFRLNFRDHGASHHLNEALFHSCRIDEVVNALGDVVRRWPRPVTALAGFSLGGNFALRAALRAPKAGIGLDYALAVCPIIDPGEGLFSLEKSAPWFYQAYFMRKWRQSLKAKQQAFPQHQYFELAELKQSLRGLTEALVLRHTDFESLEAYLDGYSVARDALSGMDIPATILTARDDPVIPVGAFEQLQLPPNVELDIAEHGGHCGFIKGADMVSFTDEYIAARFNAITPRSP; encoded by the coding sequence ATGAGCGGGCTGCCGAGCGGAAAGGATTTCCGTCCCTCCTGGCCGCTGACCAGCGGTCACCTCCAGACCATGCTCTCTTCCAGCGGCGTGCGCCGGCTGCTGCTGCCGCAGAGCGCGCGCGAAGTGCTCGAAGGTGCCGAACCGGTGCTGGTGGACGGCGGCGAAGGCGTGCGCCTGACCGGCGCCTTCACCGCGCAGCGCACCGGCGACGCATCGCGCGGCCTGGCCGTGTTGTTCCACGGCTGGGAAGGCAGCGTCGATTCGACCTACGTGCTGCAGACCGGAAGCCGTCTGCTGCGCGACGGCTGGGACGTGTTCCGACTCAACTTCCGCGATCACGGCGCGAGCCACCACCTCAACGAGGCGCTGTTCCACTCCTGCCGCATCGACGAGGTCGTAAATGCGCTGGGCGACGTCGTGCGCCGCTGGCCGCGGCCGGTCACTGCGCTGGCCGGCTTCTCGCTGGGCGGCAACTTCGCGCTGCGCGCGGCGCTGCGTGCGCCGAAGGCCGGGATCGGGCTCGATTACGCGCTGGCGGTGTGCCCGATCATCGATCCCGGCGAAGGCCTGTTCTCGCTGGAGAAGAGCGCGCCCTGGTTCTACCAGGCGTATTTCATGCGCAAGTGGCGCCAGTCGCTGAAGGCCAAGCAGCAGGCCTTTCCGCAGCACCAGTACTTCGAGCTGGCGGAGCTCAAGCAGAGCCTGCGCGGTCTGACCGAGGCGCTGGTGCTCAGGCACACCGATTTCGAATCGCTCGAGGCCTACCTGGACGGCTATTCGGTGGCGCGCGACGCGCTGTCCGGCATGGACATCCCGGCGACCATCCTCACCGCGCGCGACGATCCGGTGATCCCGGTGGGCGCGTTCGAGCAGTTGCAGCTGCCGCCGAACGTCGAGCTGGACATCGCCGAGCACGGCGGCCACTGCGGCTTCATCAAAGGCGCCGACATGGTGAGCTTCACCGACGAATACATCGCCGCGCGCTTCAACGCCATCACCCCGCGCTCCCCGTAG
- a CDS encoding lysophospholipid acyltransferase family protein, translated as MDTAPTSAPDPWRPLRYLWRVPLLLLHIVLGILLCALILSWNRHRVMVGGREPFAHRMIRWWSTVLMRIFGLRSVRVGKPLPDPVLFVANHTSWIDIELLHSQRAACFVAKAEIAGWPLVGWLAANGGTIFHRRGSNHSLAAVMQAMVERLREGRSVAVFPEGGTGHNGVLKVFHARIFQAALDAQVPVQPVALRFARDGKRVVDAGFREGEHFMGNLLRMLGEAPLDAEVHFLTPVPAMPDARRRMAELSRERIGVALEDAHA; from the coding sequence ATGGACACCGCCCCGACCTCCGCCCCCGACCCCTGGCGTCCCTTGCGCTACTTGTGGCGGGTGCCGTTGCTGTTGCTGCATATCGTGCTGGGCATCCTGCTGTGCGCGCTGATCCTGAGCTGGAACCGCCACCGGGTAATGGTCGGCGGCCGCGAGCCGTTCGCGCACCGCATGATCCGCTGGTGGTCGACTGTGCTGATGCGCATCTTCGGGCTGCGCTCGGTGCGCGTCGGCAAGCCGCTGCCCGACCCGGTACTGTTCGTCGCCAACCACACCTCGTGGATCGACATCGAGCTGCTGCACAGCCAGCGTGCCGCCTGCTTCGTGGCCAAGGCGGAGATCGCCGGCTGGCCGCTGGTCGGCTGGCTGGCCGCCAACGGCGGCACGATCTTCCATCGCCGCGGCAGCAACCACTCGCTGGCGGCGGTGATGCAGGCGATGGTCGAGCGCCTGCGCGAAGGCCGTTCGGTGGCGGTGTTCCCCGAAGGCGGCACCGGCCACAACGGCGTGCTCAAGGTGTTCCACGCGCGCATCTTCCAGGCCGCGCTGGACGCGCAGGTGCCGGTCCAGCCGGTGGCGCTGCGCTTCGCGCGCGATGGCAAGCGGGTGGTCGACGCCGGCTTCCGCGAGGGCGAGCACTTCATGGGCAACCTGTTGCGCATGCTGGGCGAGGCGCCGCTGGACGCCGAAGTGCATTTCCTCACGCCGGTGCCGGCGATGCCCGACGCGCGCCGGCGCATGGCCGAGCTTTCGCGCGAACGCATCGGCGTTGCCCTGGAAGACGCGCACGCATGA
- a CDS encoding Lrp/AsnC family transcriptional regulator, with protein MSRLDRTDLRLLAVLQGEGRITNADLAERVSLSPSACLRRLQRLEADGVITGYAAQVDPQAVGLGLQAFVRVQLARHEAGAIERFVEKVEGWEEVVACHALTGDMDYLLHVYVADLPHFSRFLLDRLLNDAGVADANSSFVLRTVKRSPSLPLGQLED; from the coding sequence ATGTCCAGGCTCGATCGCACCGACCTTCGCCTGCTCGCCGTGCTGCAGGGCGAAGGGCGCATCACCAACGCCGACCTGGCCGAGCGGGTCAGCCTGTCGCCCTCGGCCTGCCTGCGCCGGCTGCAGCGGCTGGAAGCCGATGGCGTGATCACCGGCTATGCGGCGCAGGTCGACCCGCAGGCGGTGGGGCTGGGGCTGCAGGCGTTCGTGCGCGTGCAACTGGCGCGGCACGAAGCCGGCGCCATCGAGCGCTTCGTGGAAAAGGTGGAAGGCTGGGAGGAGGTCGTCGCCTGCCACGCGCTGACGGGTGACATGGACTACCTGCTGCACGTCTACGTGGCCGACCTGCCGCACTTCTCGCGCTTCCTGCTCGACCGCCTGCTCAACGATGCGGGCGTGGCCGACGCCAATTCCAGCTTCGTGCTGCGTACCGTGAAGCGCTCGCCGTCGCTGCCGCTGGGGCAGCTGGAAGACTGA
- the phhA gene encoding phenylalanine 4-monooxygenase: METATPRKVEHQQTDRGYVPVYATGVVEQPWSSYSRTDHEVWDTLFARQCEMLPGRACQEFLDGVAKFGLGSGGIPRFADINKVLARATGWELVAVEGLLPDEVFFDHLANRRFPVSWWIRKPEQLDYLSEPDLFHDLFGHVPLLLNPVFADYMQAYGRGGMKAHAIGPEALMNLTRLYWYTVEFGLIDTRDGLRIYGAGIVSSKGESIYSLDSDAPNRIGFDLERVMNTRYRIDTYQQTYFVIDSFEQLFEATTPDFTPIYARLREKTPHAAADVLVDTDRVFHYGSHEGFASNADT; encoded by the coding sequence ATGGAAACCGCCACGCCCCGCAAAGTCGAACACCAGCAGACCGACCGCGGCTACGTGCCGGTCTACGCCACCGGCGTGGTCGAGCAGCCGTGGTCGAGCTACAGCCGCACCGACCACGAGGTGTGGGACACCCTGTTCGCGCGCCAGTGCGAGATGTTGCCGGGGCGCGCCTGCCAGGAGTTCCTCGATGGCGTGGCCAAGTTCGGCCTGGGCAGCGGCGGCATTCCCAGGTTCGCGGACATCAACAAGGTGCTGGCCAGGGCCACCGGCTGGGAGCTGGTAGCGGTCGAGGGCCTGCTGCCGGACGAGGTGTTCTTCGATCACCTGGCCAACCGCCGCTTCCCGGTGAGCTGGTGGATCCGCAAGCCCGAGCAGCTCGACTACCTGTCCGAGCCGGACCTGTTCCACGACCTGTTCGGCCACGTGCCGCTGCTGCTCAACCCGGTGTTCGCCGACTACATGCAGGCCTACGGCCGCGGCGGCATGAAGGCGCACGCGATCGGCCCCGAGGCGCTGATGAACCTCACCCGCCTGTACTGGTACACGGTGGAGTTCGGCCTGATCGACACGCGCGATGGGCTACGCATCTATGGCGCGGGCATTGTCAGCTCCAAGGGCGAGTCGATCTACAGCCTGGACTCGGACGCGCCGAACCGGATCGGCTTCGACCTGGAGCGCGTGATGAACACGCGCTACCGCATCGACACCTACCAGCAGACCTACTTCGTGATCGACAGCTTCGAGCAGCTGTTCGAGGCGACCACGCCGGACTTCACCCCTATCTACGCGCGCCTGCGCGAGAAGACGCCGCACGCGGCCGCCGACGTGCTGGTGGATACCGACCGCGTGTTCCACTACGGCAGCCACGAAGGCTTCGCCAGCAACGCCGATACCTGA
- a CDS encoding GDSL-type esterase/lipase family protein, which yields MLERPSPSGGEAAEFIEWQSEIAAFAAIDKLAPAPADAVLFVGSSSIRLWHTLAADFPELPTINRGFGGSEIADSLYFAEQLIGAYRPRAIVMYAGGNDLANGKSPAQVRDAFGAFVAQARHWAGQVPFAYLSIKPNLSRRRQLPRIRQANALLRACAEERGVDYLDIHAPMLGADGEADPRWFDDDGLHLNAEGYALWRGVVRDWLARRGLL from the coding sequence ATGCTCGAGCGGCCTTCCCCTAGCGGCGGCGAGGCCGCCGAATTCATCGAATGGCAGAGCGAGATCGCGGCGTTCGCCGCGATCGACAAGCTCGCCCCCGCCCCCGCCGACGCGGTGCTGTTCGTGGGCAGCTCCTCGATCCGCCTGTGGCACACGCTGGCGGCCGATTTCCCCGAGTTGCCCACGATCAACCGCGGCTTCGGCGGGTCGGAAATCGCCGACAGCCTGTACTTCGCCGAGCAGCTGATCGGGGCCTACCGGCCACGCGCCATCGTGATGTACGCCGGCGGCAACGACCTGGCCAACGGCAAGTCGCCGGCGCAGGTGCGCGACGCCTTCGGCGCGTTCGTCGCGCAGGCGCGGCACTGGGCGGGGCAGGTGCCGTTCGCCTACCTGTCGATCAAACCCAACCTGTCGCGGCGCAGGCAGCTGCCGCGGATCCGCCAGGCCAACGCGCTGCTCCGCGCCTGCGCGGAAGAACGCGGGGTGGACTATCTGGACATCCACGCGCCGATGCTCGGCGCCGACGGCGAGGCGGATCCCCGCTGGTTCGACGACGACGGGCTGCACCTCAATGCCGAGGGCTACGCGCTGTGGCGCGGAGTGGTGCGCGACTGGCTGGCCAGGCGCGGCCTCTTGTAG
- a CDS encoding SGNH/GDSL hydrolase family protein — protein sequence MRFFWSWLLLALLPSLAWACAERPGQWQVEIAAFAAADRAQPPPAHPVLFVGSSSIRLWSSLTTDFPGRAVINRGFGGSRIPDATYYADRLVAPYHPRAIVLYAGDNDLAEGCTPEQVRDAFAAFVRRARSLDAGVPIAFIAIKPSMARKRLLPQIRRANALVRKYARARPGISYLDVFTPMLGPDGQPQPEWFGADGLHMNRKGYRLWTGLVRDWLHRTLDGTS from the coding sequence ATGAGATTCTTCTGGTCCTGGCTGTTGCTCGCGTTGCTGCCGTCGCTGGCATGGGCCTGTGCGGAACGGCCCGGGCAGTGGCAGGTGGAGATCGCCGCGTTCGCCGCGGCCGACCGCGCGCAACCGCCGCCGGCGCACCCGGTGCTGTTCGTGGGCAGTTCATCCATCCGCCTGTGGAGCTCGCTGACGACCGATTTTCCCGGCCGCGCGGTCATCAACCGCGGCTTCGGCGGATCGCGCATTCCCGACGCCACCTACTACGCCGATCGCCTGGTGGCGCCCTACCATCCACGGGCCATCGTGCTCTACGCCGGCGACAACGACCTGGCCGAGGGCTGCACGCCGGAACAGGTGCGCGATGCCTTTGCCGCCTTCGTGCGCCGCGCGCGGTCGCTGGATGCGGGCGTGCCGATCGCCTTCATCGCGATCAAGCCCAGCATGGCGCGCAAGCGCCTGCTGCCGCAGATCCGTCGCGCCAACGCGCTGGTACGCAAGTACGCGCGCGCTCGGCCGGGCATCAGCTACCTGGACGTCTTTACGCCCATGCTCGGCCCGGACGGCCAGCCGCAACCGGAGTGGTTCGGCGCCGACGGGCTGCACATGAACCGCAAGGGCTATCGCCTGTGGACAGGCCTGGTGCGTGACTGGCTGCACAGGACCCTGGACGGGACCTCCTGA
- a CDS encoding RES family NAD+ phosphorylase: MPADLPPLKRIRWSHAYRIVPSRFPPVGVFDRIADPADLDALFAIEAMTNPRLREEAGALKMVPPGRRISGPGSTPVMAAFTHLNPEGSRFSDGSWGVFYAARSVATAVEETVYHRERFLAATSEPACEIEMRCYSTSIDRKLHDLRGGWPAAHDPRDYAASVAMARTLRAAGSDGIVYDSARHAGGECVAAFFPDVVAPCVQAQHFIYRWDGTRIAQVLQVSELKRP, encoded by the coding sequence ATGCCTGCCGACCTGCCGCCGCTGAAACGCATCCGCTGGAGCCATGCCTACCGCATCGTACCCAGCCGCTTCCCGCCGGTGGGCGTGTTCGACCGGATTGCCGATCCAGCCGACCTGGACGCGCTGTTCGCGATCGAGGCGATGACCAACCCGCGCCTGCGCGAGGAAGCCGGCGCGCTGAAGATGGTGCCGCCGGGCCGGCGCATCAGCGGACCCGGCAGCACCCCGGTGATGGCCGCCTTCACCCACCTCAATCCGGAAGGCAGCCGCTTCTCCGACGGCAGCTGGGGCGTGTTCTACGCGGCGCGCAGCGTGGCCACGGCGGTGGAGGAAACCGTCTACCACCGCGAACGTTTCCTCGCCGCCACGTCCGAGCCGGCCTGCGAGATCGAGATGCGCTGCTACAGCACCAGCATCGACCGCAAGCTGCACGACCTGCGCGGCGGCTGGCCGGCCGCGCATGACCCGCGCGACTACGCCGCCAGCGTCGCCATGGCGCGCACGCTGCGCGCGGCCGGTTCCGACGGCATCGTCTACGACAGCGCCCGGCACGCGGGGGGCGAGTGCGTCGCCGCGTTCTTCCCGGACGTGGTGGCCCCCTGCGTGCAGGCGCAGCACTTCATCTACCGCTGGGACGGCACGCGCATCGCGCAGGTGCTCCAGGTGAGCGAGCTCAAGCGGCCGTAG
- a CDS encoding MbcA/ParS/Xre antitoxin family protein, whose product MLAHPRPEQAPAGDLGGPALRSFFRLAEHWKLRIAEQRRLLGDPAESTFFKWKRDQDGNPGRDVIERISYLLGIWKSLQILFPDPAQADAWLRKPNQAPLFGGHSALERMLSGNVGDLYVVRQYLDAQRG is encoded by the coding sequence ATGCTGGCCCATCCCCGCCCCGAACAGGCCCCAGCCGGCGACCTCGGCGGCCCGGCGCTGCGTTCCTTCTTCCGCCTGGCCGAACACTGGAAGCTGCGGATCGCCGAACAGCGCCGCCTGCTCGGCGATCCGGCCGAATCGACCTTCTTCAAATGGAAGCGCGACCAGGACGGCAATCCAGGCCGCGACGTGATCGAGCGGATCAGCTACCTGCTCGGCATCTGGAAATCGCTGCAGATCCTGTTTCCCGACCCGGCCCAGGCCGATGCCTGGCTGCGCAAGCCCAACCAGGCGCCGCTGTTTGGCGGCCACTCGGCGCTCGAGCGCATGCTCTCGGGCAACGTGGGCGATCTCTACGTGGTGCGCCAGTACCTGGATGCGCAGCGCGGCTGA
- a CDS encoding DUF885 domain-containing protein, whose amino-acid sequence MITASLARSLPMNHLLGGLLAAGLLLAPAVHANDADDRFKAIYTHEWAWRTGQGDISASGEPQPNNGRLDNVDAASQQRRLEQWQQVLARLDALDASRLSPANQVNYAIYRAQIANLLADQRFKTWQMPFNSDSAFWSDIGYELDADHLRTAGDYRRYLDRLAQIPAYFDQQIANMRLGLKRGFSVPRAVLDGRDVSIAAVAELKDPTASSFYKPFKHMPGAIPTDQAQALQGEALRRIRDEVIPAYARLLTFFRQTYVPQARTTLAAEALPQGKAFYRQQIREYTTLDLDPDTIHKIGLEQVAKIHAQMLQTMKDSGFKGDFPAFLAFLRTDPQFYARSPEELLRRTAWVAKEVDGQLGRFFGHLPRARFAIVPVSADIAPYYTSGRGGADAYLVNTYDLPSRPLFNMPALTLHESYPGHALQLELAAEQKGQPEFRRQGYISAFGEGWGLYSEYLGNEMGIYQTPYQRFGYLTYQMWRACRLVVDTGIHHLGWTRQQAIDYLTGNTALSAREIANEVDRYISWPGQALSYELGYLKIRELRGKAEHALGAGFDLRHFHDTVLQLGSVPLPVLEKRIDRFIAEGGPAPDYGCGCK is encoded by the coding sequence ATGATCACCGCATCCCTCGCAAGGAGCCTCCCGATGAATCACCTGCTGGGCGGCCTGCTGGCCGCGGGCCTGCTGCTCGCCCCGGCCGTGCACGCCAACGACGCCGACGACCGCTTCAAGGCGATCTACACCCACGAATGGGCCTGGCGCACCGGGCAGGGCGACATCAGCGCCTCGGGCGAGCCGCAGCCGAACAACGGCCGGCTGGACAACGTCGACGCGGCCAGCCAGCAACGGCGCCTGGAGCAGTGGCAACAGGTACTGGCCAGGCTCGATGCGCTCGACGCAAGCCGGCTCTCGCCCGCCAACCAGGTCAACTACGCCATCTACCGCGCGCAGATCGCCAACCTCCTGGCCGACCAGCGCTTCAAGACCTGGCAGATGCCGTTCAACAGCGACTCGGCGTTCTGGAGCGACATCGGCTACGAGCTCGACGCGGACCACCTGCGGACCGCCGGGGACTACCGCCGTTACCTCGATCGCCTGGCGCAGATCCCTGCCTACTTCGACCAGCAGATCGCCAACATGCGGCTGGGCCTGAAGCGCGGCTTCTCGGTGCCGCGCGCGGTGCTGGACGGGCGTGACGTGTCGATCGCCGCGGTGGCCGAGCTCAAGGACCCCACCGCCAGCAGCTTCTACAAGCCGTTCAAGCACATGCCCGGGGCGATCCCCACCGACCAGGCGCAGGCGCTGCAGGGCGAGGCGTTGCGACGCATCCGCGATGAGGTGATCCCGGCCTACGCCAGGCTGCTGACCTTCTTCCGCCAGACCTACGTGCCGCAAGCGCGCACCACGCTGGCGGCCGAGGCGCTGCCGCAGGGCAAGGCGTTCTACCGCCAGCAGATCCGCGAGTACACCACGCTGGACCTGGATCCGGACACCATCCACAAGATCGGCCTGGAGCAGGTGGCGAAGATCCACGCGCAGATGCTCCAGACCATGAAGGACAGCGGCTTCAAGGGCGACTTCCCCGCGTTTCTCGCCTTCCTGCGCACCGATCCCCAGTTCTACGCCAGAAGCCCCGAGGAGCTGCTGCGGCGCACCGCCTGGGTGGCCAAGGAAGTGGACGGGCAGCTGGGCCGCTTCTTCGGCCACCTGCCGCGCGCGCGCTTCGCCATCGTGCCGGTGTCGGCCGACATCGCGCCTTACTACACCTCCGGCCGCGGCGGCGCCGACGCCTACCTGGTCAACACCTACGACCTGCCCTCGCGACCGCTGTTCAACATGCCGGCGCTGACCCTGCACGAGTCCTACCCGGGCCACGCGCTGCAGCTGGAGCTGGCCGCCGAGCAGAAGGGCCAGCCGGAGTTCCGCCGCCAGGGCTACATCTCCGCCTTTGGCGAGGGCTGGGGCCTGTACTCGGAGTACCTGGGCAACGAGATGGGCATCTACCAAACGCCCTACCAGCGCTTCGGCTACCTCACCTACCAGATGTGGCGCGCCTGCCGGCTGGTGGTCGACACCGGCATCCACCACCTGGGCTGGACGCGCCAGCAGGCGATCGACTACCTGACCGGCAACACCGCGCTCTCCGCGCGCGAGATCGCCAACGAGGTGGACCGCTACATCAGCTGGCCGGGGCAGGCGCTGTCCTACGAACTGGGCTACCTGAAGATCCGCGAATTGCGCGGCAAGGCCGAGCACGCGCTGGGCGCCGGGTTCGATCTGCGCCACTTCCACGACACCGTGCTGCAGCTGGGCTCGGTGCCCTTGCCGGTGCTGGAGAAGCGCATCGACCGCTTCATCGCCGAGGGCGGACCTGCGCCGGACTACGGCTGCGGCTGCAAGTAG
- a CDS encoding helix-turn-helix transcriptional regulator, whose protein sequence is MRRADRLFLIIHALRGRRTALQARSLAETLGVSLRTVYRDVADLQLSGVPIEGEAGVGYVLRKGADIPPLMFTAEELESLVVGTRFVRAFAGERLAEGAQAALMKIEAVLSPELRERAARTRIYAPVWRDEYSTAFAARIDRLHAAIEGQRVLRLVYRDEAGQASTRDVEPLCLAFWGGKWTLGSWCRLRGAFRNFRPDRIDRFDETGERFATGAGRNLDAYLDAMRGYYAGV, encoded by the coding sequence ATGCGCCGCGCCGATCGCCTGTTCCTCATCATCCATGCCCTGCGCGGGCGTCGCACCGCGCTGCAGGCGCGCTCGCTGGCCGAGACGCTGGGCGTGTCGCTGCGCACGGTCTACCGCGACGTCGCCGACCTGCAGCTCTCGGGCGTGCCGATCGAGGGCGAGGCGGGCGTGGGCTACGTGCTGCGCAAGGGCGCCGACATCCCGCCTTTGATGTTCACCGCCGAGGAGCTCGAATCGCTGGTGGTCGGCACGCGCTTCGTGCGCGCCTTCGCCGGCGAGCGCCTGGCCGAAGGTGCGCAGGCCGCGCTGATGAAGATCGAGGCGGTCCTGTCGCCGGAGCTGCGCGAGCGCGCCGCGCGCACGCGCATCTACGCGCCGGTGTGGCGCGACGAATACAGCACCGCCTTCGCCGCGCGTATCGATCGCCTGCACGCGGCGATCGAGGGGCAACGGGTGCTGCGGCTGGTCTACCGCGACGAAGCCGGCCAGGCCAGCACGCGCGACGTCGAGCCGCTGTGCCTGGCGTTCTGGGGCGGCAAGTGGACGCTGGGCAGCTGGTGCCGCCTGCGCGGCGCGTTCCGCAATTTCCGCCCGGACCGCATCGACCGGTTCGATGAAACCGGCGAGCGTTTCGCAACCGGCGCGGGCCGCAACCTCGACGCCTATCTGGATGCCATGCGCGGCTACTACGCCGGCGTGTGA
- a CDS encoding glutathione S-transferase family protein has product MNSSKVTFFHAPQSRSRGTLALFEELGVDYDLHLLDLKAGTQRDPGYLALNPLGKVPAIRHEGAMVTEQPAVMMYLADLYPQKGLAPAIGDPLRGPYLRWMVFYGSCFEPALLDRSLQREPAAHMMSPYGTWQEVLDAIVAQLTPGPWLLGERFTAADTLWGTALHWTTMFKLVPELPPIRAYIDRVRARPAMQRAEAKDAGFLARQS; this is encoded by the coding sequence ATGAACTCATCCAAGGTCACTTTCTTCCACGCGCCACAGTCGCGCTCGCGCGGCACGCTGGCCCTGTTCGAGGAGCTGGGCGTCGACTACGACCTGCACCTGCTCGACCTGAAGGCCGGTACACAGCGCGACCCGGGCTATCTCGCGCTCAACCCGCTGGGCAAGGTGCCGGCGATCCGCCATGAGGGCGCGATGGTCACCGAGCAACCCGCGGTGATGATGTATCTGGCCGATCTCTACCCGCAGAAGGGCCTGGCGCCGGCCATCGGCGACCCGCTGCGCGGACCGTACCTGCGCTGGATGGTGTTCTACGGGTCGTGCTTCGAGCCGGCGCTGCTCGACCGCTCCCTGCAGCGTGAACCGGCGGCGCACATGATGTCGCCCTACGGCACCTGGCAGGAGGTGCTGGACGCCATCGTCGCCCAGCTCACGCCCGGGCCCTGGCTGCTCGGCGAGCGCTTCACCGCTGCCGACACGCTGTGGGGCACGGCACTGCACTGGACCACGATGTTCAAGCTGGTCCCCGAGCTGCCGCCGATACGCGCGTACATCGACCGCGTGCGCGCGCGGCCGGCGATGCAGCGGGCCGAGGCCAAGGATGCCGGGTTTCTCGCCCGCCAGTCCTGA
- a CDS encoding GFA family protein: MTRTYHGSCHCGTVRFGADIDLAAGTGRCNCSMCGKTRRWGATVRPDAFRLLEGEAALADYRFGTHSINFRFCRHCGIQPFGSGHLEQMGGGFVSANLACLDDASPQELADAPVRCFDGRHDNRMHPPAHTSYL, encoded by the coding sequence ATGACCAGGACCTACCACGGCAGCTGCCACTGCGGCACAGTGCGCTTCGGCGCCGACATCGACCTTGCCGCCGGCACCGGCCGCTGCAATTGCTCGATGTGCGGCAAGACACGCCGCTGGGGCGCGACCGTCAGGCCGGACGCCTTCCGCTTGCTGGAGGGCGAGGCGGCCCTGGCGGACTACCGGTTCGGCACCCACAGCATCAACTTCCGTTTCTGCCGGCACTGCGGCATCCAGCCCTTCGGCAGCGGGCACCTGGAGCAAATGGGCGGCGGCTTCGTCAGCGCCAACCTGGCCTGCCTGGACGACGCCAGCCCGCAGGAACTGGCCGACGCGCCGGTGCGTTGTTTCGATGGCCGCCACGACAACCGGATGCATCCACCGGCACACACCAGCTACCTCTGA